From a single Nocardioides sp. dk884 genomic region:
- a CDS encoding peroxiredoxin has protein sequence MAGLSLGGLAPDFTLRDQFGQDVTLSSFRGTKAVALLFYPYAFSGVCTGELAGVRDRLDEFLTFDTEVLAISCDPMFALRAFADAEGHNFPLLSDFWPHGAVTRAYDVFDERIGAPRRSSYVIDREGRVRWSVHNAMPEGRDLDEHLRQLHALT, from the coding sequence ATCGCGGGTCTGTCCCTCGGCGGGCTGGCGCCCGACTTCACCCTGCGCGACCAGTTCGGCCAGGACGTGACGCTGTCGTCGTTCCGCGGCACCAAGGCCGTCGCGCTGCTGTTCTACCCCTACGCCTTCTCCGGGGTGTGCACCGGCGAGCTGGCCGGGGTGCGCGACCGCCTCGATGAGTTCTTGACCTTCGACACCGAGGTGCTCGCGATCTCCTGCGACCCGATGTTCGCCCTGCGCGCGTTCGCCGACGCCGAGGGACACAACTTCCCGCTGCTCTCGGACTTCTGGCCGCACGGCGCGGTCACCAGGGCCTACGACGTCTTCGACGAGCGGATCGGCGCACCGCGGCGCTCGTCGTACGTCATCGACCGCGAGGGCCGGGTGCGCTGGTCGGTGCACAACGCGATGCCCGAGGGCCGTGACCTCGACGAGCACCTGCGCCAGCTGCACGCCCTGACCTGA
- a CDS encoding AMP-binding protein has translation MLDTLTARLASTATAGRVLLGSGVIRPHGPSVLLGLMSTLRRWGTGPGGGFASVALRTPDRVAIIDERGSLAYAELHRRANALARGLRELGVGEGDSVALMCRNHRGFVEATIAINRLGADALYLNTAFAGPQLLEVLEREGPRVVIHDEEFAGLLADEVPGIRVVAWSDGHAGSAGERLTLDGLIAASCGDDLDAPQRHGRIVILTSGTTGTPKAAPRAEPGIDAAVSLLSRMPLRAGWRTHVAAPLFHTWGYAHMALAMLLGTTLVLRRRFDPEDALRVVADERCECVVVIPVMLQRILALPEDVLAAHDLPTVQVVASSGSALPGDLALGWMDHFGDHLYNIYGSTEVAYASIATPEDLREAPTSAGRPPWGTVVRVYDEDGEPAAPDTPGRIFVGNTILFEGYSGGGGKDMIDGLMATGDVGRFGPDGRLYVEGRDDEMIVSGGENVFPREVEDCLARHQAVLEVAAVGVDDEQYGKRLVAYVVLRDGAEVTDVQLREWVKENLARFKVPRDIVMLDELPRNATGKVLKRDLARPDTPGTPVRKESS, from the coding sequence GTGCTCGACACCCTGACGGCCCGGCTCGCCTCGACGGCCACGGCCGGCAGGGTGCTGCTCGGCTCCGGCGTCATCCGCCCTCACGGCCCCTCGGTCCTGCTCGGGCTCATGAGCACCCTGCGCCGCTGGGGGACCGGCCCCGGCGGCGGGTTCGCCAGTGTCGCGCTGCGTACGCCGGACCGGGTCGCGATCATCGACGAGCGTGGCTCGCTGGCCTACGCCGAGCTGCACCGCCGCGCCAACGCGCTGGCCCGCGGGCTGCGCGAGCTCGGCGTCGGCGAGGGCGACTCGGTGGCGCTCATGTGCCGCAACCACCGCGGCTTCGTCGAGGCCACGATCGCGATCAACCGCCTCGGTGCCGACGCGCTCTACCTCAACACCGCCTTCGCCGGCCCCCAGCTGCTCGAGGTCCTCGAGCGTGAGGGGCCGCGCGTGGTGATCCACGACGAGGAGTTCGCCGGCCTGCTCGCCGACGAGGTCCCCGGCATCCGGGTGGTCGCGTGGAGCGACGGCCACGCCGGGTCCGCGGGGGAGCGGCTGACGCTGGACGGCCTGATCGCGGCGTCCTGCGGCGACGACCTCGACGCACCCCAGCGCCACGGGCGCATCGTGATCCTGACCTCCGGCACCACCGGCACCCCGAAGGCCGCGCCCCGGGCGGAGCCCGGGATCGACGCGGCGGTCTCGCTGCTCTCCCGGATGCCGCTGCGCGCCGGCTGGCGCACCCACGTGGCCGCCCCGCTGTTCCACACCTGGGGCTACGCGCACATGGCGCTGGCGATGCTGCTCGGCACGACGCTGGTGCTGCGGCGTCGCTTCGACCCCGAGGACGCGCTGCGGGTCGTCGCCGACGAGCGCTGCGAGTGCGTGGTGGTCATCCCGGTCATGCTCCAGCGCATCCTGGCGCTGCCCGAGGACGTCCTGGCCGCCCACGACCTGCCCACCGTGCAGGTGGTGGCGTCGTCGGGCTCGGCGCTGCCCGGCGACCTGGCGCTGGGCTGGATGGACCACTTCGGGGACCACCTCTACAACATCTACGGCTCCACCGAGGTCGCCTACGCCTCGATCGCCACCCCCGAGGACCTGCGCGAGGCGCCCACCTCGGCTGGCCGGCCGCCGTGGGGGACCGTCGTACGTGTCTACGACGAGGACGGCGAGCCCGCGGCGCCGGACACCCCGGGCCGGATCTTCGTGGGCAACACGATCCTCTTCGAGGGCTACAGCGGCGGTGGCGGCAAGGACATGATCGACGGGCTGATGGCCACCGGCGACGTCGGGCGCTTCGGGCCCGACGGCCGGCTCTACGTCGAGGGACGCGACGACGAGATGATCGTCAGCGGCGGCGAGAACGTCTTCCCGCGCGAGGTCGAGGACTGCCTCGCCCGCCACCAGGCCGTCCTCGAGGTGGCCGCGGTCGGCGTCGACGACGAGCAGTACGGCAAGCGTCTGGTGGCCTACGTCGTGCTCCGCGACGGCGCGGAGGTGACCGACGTGCAGCTGCGCGAGTGGGTGAAGGAGAATCTGGCGAGGTTCAAGGTCCCGCGGGACATCGTCATGCTCGACGAGCTGCCCCGCAACGCCACCGGCAAGGTCCTCAAGCGGGATCTGGCCCGGCCGGATACACCGGGCACGCCCGTCAGGAAGGAGTCGTCGTGA
- a CDS encoding DUF3052 domain-containing protein, protein MSSTAGGGSTQTGAPADPAARLGFKAGMVIQELGWDNDADDELRVAIENALDADMVDGDYGNVVDAVLLWWRQDDGDLVDGLVDSLTDLVGGGSIWLMTPKVGRPNAVDASDIAEAAPIAGLAQTTTATVSKDWAATRLVAPKTPA, encoded by the coding sequence GTGAGTTCGACCGCGGGTGGCGGGTCCACCCAGACAGGCGCCCCTGCCGATCCGGCTGCCCGGCTCGGCTTCAAGGCCGGCATGGTCATTCAGGAACTTGGCTGGGACAACGACGCCGACGACGAACTCCGCGTTGCCATCGAGAACGCCCTCGACGCCGACATGGTGGACGGTGACTACGGCAACGTCGTGGACGCGGTCCTGCTGTGGTGGCGACAAGACGACGGCGACCTCGTCGATGGACTCGTCGACTCCCTGACCGACCTCGTCGGCGGTGGCTCCATCTGGTTGATGACCCCGAAGGTCGGCAGGCCGAACGCCGTCGACGCGTCCGACATCGCCGAGGCGGCTCCGATCGCGGGGCTCGCGCAGACCACGACGGCGACCGTCAGCAAGGACTGGGCGGCGACGCGACTGGTGGCACCCAAGACCCCGGCCTGA
- the aceE gene encoding pyruvate dehydrogenase (acetyl-transferring), homodimeric type, with the protein MIHEGLPTQLPDIDPDETADWLASFDALVDERGRSRARYMMLRLLERAREMQVGVPALRSTDYINTIPPEREPWFPGDEEIERRIRAFIRWNAAVMVSSANRKGLEVGGHIATYQSSASLYEVGFNHFFRGKDHPGGGDQIYFQGHASPGIYARAFLEGRLEEEQLYRFRQEVQHGTGKGLSSYPHPRLMPDFWEFPTVSMGLTGINSIYQARFNRYLHNRGIKDTSDQHVWAFLGDGEMAEPESLGAIRIAAREELDNLTWVINCNLQQLDGPVTGNGKIIQELEANFRGAGWNVIKVVWGREWDDLLARDVNGVLVNKMNTTADGDFQTYSVEDGAYTREHFFGGDERLRKMVEHMSDAQIAKLPRGGHDYRKVYAAFDAATKHVGQPTVILAKTVKGWTIDALEGKNATHQMKKLTPEDIKRFRDRLYLPISDRDLERSYEETGAAPFFHPGAESPEIQYMMERRRQLGGSVPRRVQRSKPLTLPSDAAYKDLKQGGGKNKIATTMAVVRLLKEWMRDPEIGKRLVPIAPDEYRTFGMDAMFPSAKVYNPAGQQYESVDRKLLLSYKESKQGQMLHEGISEAGAVASATAAGSAYATHGEPMIPFYIFYSMFGFQRTGDSIWAMADQLSRGFLIGATAGRTTLTGEGLQHADGHSPLLAATNPAVVHYDPAHAYEIAHIMQNGLERMYGTGGPAGNGENVIYYVTVYNEPVTQPAEPADVDVEGILKGMHQTAVAEGEGPRVTLLGSGVGYPWIEDAARILREDWGVQADLWSVTSWNELARDAIAAEEWNLLHPGESLRTSYVEERLVDVEGPVVAVSDFMRAVPLQIARWVPGDYRVLGADGFGFADTRPAARRFFHIDAQSVVVQALQALADAGQIDPAQVEKAFTTYRIDDPTAVADVEQEGGDA; encoded by the coding sequence GTGATCCACGAGGGCCTGCCGACCCAGCTGCCGGACATCGACCCTGACGAGACCGCGGACTGGCTCGCCTCCTTCGACGCGCTCGTCGACGAGCGCGGCCGCTCCCGCGCCCGCTACATGATGCTGCGCCTGCTCGAGCGCGCCCGTGAGATGCAGGTCGGGGTGCCCGCCCTGCGCTCCACCGACTACATCAACACGATCCCGCCCGAGCGCGAGCCGTGGTTCCCGGGCGATGAGGAGATCGAGCGCCGCATCCGCGCCTTCATCCGGTGGAACGCCGCGGTGATGGTCTCCAGCGCCAACCGCAAGGGTCTGGAGGTCGGCGGCCACATCGCCACCTACCAGTCCTCCGCGAGCCTCTACGAGGTCGGCTTCAACCACTTCTTCCGCGGCAAGGACCACCCCGGCGGCGGCGACCAGATCTACTTCCAGGGCCACGCCTCCCCCGGCATCTACGCCCGCGCGTTCCTCGAGGGACGCCTGGAGGAGGAGCAGCTCTACCGCTTCCGCCAGGAGGTCCAGCACGGCACCGGCAAGGGCCTGTCCTCCTACCCGCACCCCCGCCTGATGCCGGACTTCTGGGAGTTCCCCACGGTCTCCATGGGCCTCACCGGCATCAACTCGATCTACCAGGCGCGGTTCAACCGCTACCTGCACAACCGCGGCATCAAGGACACCAGCGACCAGCACGTCTGGGCGTTCCTCGGCGACGGCGAGATGGCCGAGCCCGAGTCGCTCGGCGCGATCCGGATCGCCGCCCGCGAGGAGCTCGACAACCTCACCTGGGTCATCAACTGCAACCTGCAGCAGCTCGACGGCCCGGTCACCGGCAACGGCAAGATCATCCAGGAGCTGGAGGCCAACTTCCGCGGCGCCGGCTGGAACGTGATCAAGGTCGTGTGGGGCCGCGAGTGGGACGACCTGCTCGCCCGCGACGTCAACGGCGTGCTGGTGAACAAGATGAACACCACCGCGGACGGCGACTTCCAGACCTACTCGGTCGAGGACGGCGCCTACACCCGCGAGCACTTCTTCGGCGGCGACGAGCGGCTGCGCAAGATGGTCGAGCACATGAGCGACGCGCAGATCGCCAAGCTGCCGCGTGGTGGCCACGACTATCGCAAGGTCTACGCCGCGTTCGACGCCGCGACCAAGCACGTCGGCCAGCCGACGGTCATCTTGGCCAAGACGGTCAAGGGCTGGACGATCGACGCCCTCGAGGGCAAGAACGCCACCCACCAGATGAAGAAGCTGACCCCGGAGGACATCAAGCGCTTCCGCGACCGCCTCTACCTCCCGATCTCCGACCGCGACCTGGAGCGCTCTTATGAGGAGACCGGCGCCGCGCCGTTCTTCCACCCGGGCGCCGAGTCGCCGGAGATCCAGTACATGATGGAGCGCCGCCGTCAGCTCGGCGGCTCCGTCCCGCGCCGCGTGCAGCGCTCCAAGCCCCTGACGCTCCCCTCGGACGCGGCGTACAAGGACCTCAAGCAGGGCGGCGGCAAGAACAAGATCGCCACCACGATGGCCGTCGTACGCCTGCTCAAGGAGTGGATGCGCGACCCCGAGATCGGCAAGCGCCTGGTCCCGATCGCGCCGGACGAGTACCGCACCTTCGGCATGGACGCGATGTTCCCGAGCGCGAAGGTCTACAACCCGGCCGGCCAGCAGTACGAGTCGGTCGACCGCAAGTTGTTGCTCTCCTACAAGGAGTCCAAGCAGGGCCAGATGCTCCACGAGGGCATCTCCGAGGCCGGCGCCGTCGCCTCGGCGACGGCCGCCGGGTCGGCGTACGCCACCCACGGCGAGCCGATGATCCCGTTCTACATCTTCTACTCGATGTTCGGGTTCCAGCGCACCGGCGACTCGATCTGGGCGATGGCCGACCAGCTCTCCCGCGGCTTCCTGATCGGCGCCACCGCCGGTCGCACCACGCTGACCGGCGAGGGCCTGCAGCACGCCGACGGCCACTCCCCGCTGCTGGCGGCGACCAACCCGGCGGTCGTGCACTACGACCCGGCGCACGCCTACGAGATCGCGCACATCATGCAGAACGGTCTCGAGCGGATGTACGGCACCGGCGGCCCCGCGGGCAACGGCGAGAACGTCATCTACTACGTGACCGTCTACAACGAGCCGGTCACCCAGCCGGCGGAGCCGGCCGACGTCGACGTCGAGGGCATCCTCAAGGGCATGCACCAGACGGCCGTCGCCGAGGGCGAGGGCCCGCGGGTCACCCTGCTCGGCTCCGGCGTGGGCTACCCCTGGATCGAGGACGCGGCGCGGATCCTGCGCGAGGACTGGGGCGTGCAGGCCGACCTGTGGTCGGTCACCTCCTGGAACGAGCTCGCCCGCGACGCCATCGCGGCCGAGGAGTGGAACCTGCTGCACCCGGGCGAGTCCTTGCGCACGTCGTACGTCGAGGAGCGCCTCGTCGACGTCGAGGGCCCGGTCGTCGCGGTGTCGGACTTCATGCGGGCCGTCCCGCTGCAGATCGCGCGCTGGGTGCCCGGGGACTACCGCGTGCTCGGCGCCGACGGGTTCGGCTTCGCCGACACCCGCCCGGCCGCGCGCCGGTTCTTCCACATCGACGCCCAGTCCGTCGTCGTCCAGGCGCTGCAGGCGCTCGCCGACGCCGGGCAGATCGACCCCGCCCAGGTGGAGAAGGCGTTCACCACCTACCGCATCGACGACCCGACGGCGGTCGCCGACGTGGAGCAGGAGGGCGGCGACGCCTGA
- a CDS encoding alpha/beta fold hydrolase, with product MAEAAHEVQSVTIHGHRRAFVKVGTGPVLLLLHGMGCDHTTWSPVIDELARRHTVIAPDLLGHGSSDKPRADYSVGGYANAMRDLLTVLGINRVTVVGHSLGGGVAMQFAYQFPERTERLVLVAPGGLGPEVSPLVRAVTTPGFHQVMGVLTAPGVRHVGVVGMRMLAASGLPRTRDLGEVATIYDSLRDPATRHALRHVVRAVVDWQGQIVTMADRAYLTSALPMAVLWGRDDAVIPVEHAEVVARLAPAARVEILDDAGHFPHKDHPVRFARLLADFVEETPPATYSRARWRALLRTGAAPMSDPASDPLHAVANGPA from the coding sequence GTGGCTGAGGCGGCGCACGAGGTGCAGTCGGTGACGATCCACGGTCACCGGCGCGCCTTCGTCAAGGTCGGGACCGGGCCGGTGCTGCTGCTCCTGCACGGGATGGGCTGCGACCACACCACCTGGTCACCGGTCATCGACGAGCTCGCGCGGCGCCACACCGTCATCGCCCCCGATCTGCTCGGCCACGGCAGCTCCGACAAGCCGCGCGCCGACTACAGCGTCGGCGGCTACGCCAACGCGATGCGCGACCTGCTCACCGTCCTGGGCATCAACCGGGTGACGGTGGTCGGGCACAGCCTCGGCGGTGGGGTGGCGATGCAGTTCGCCTACCAGTTCCCCGAGCGCACCGAGCGCCTGGTCCTGGTGGCGCCGGGCGGGCTCGGGCCCGAGGTCTCGCCGCTGGTGCGGGCCGTCACCACGCCCGGCTTCCACCAGGTGATGGGCGTGCTCACCGCGCCCGGAGTCCGCCACGTCGGCGTCGTCGGCATGAGGATGCTCGCGGCGAGCGGGCTGCCGCGCACCCGCGACCTCGGCGAGGTCGCCACGATCTATGACTCGCTGCGCGACCCGGCGACTCGCCACGCGCTGCGCCACGTCGTGCGCGCGGTGGTGGACTGGCAGGGCCAGATCGTCACGATGGCGGACCGGGCCTACCTCACCAGCGCGCTGCCGATGGCGGTGCTCTGGGGTCGTGACGACGCGGTGATCCCGGTCGAGCACGCCGAGGTCGTGGCCCGCCTCGCCCCGGCGGCGCGGGTCGAGATCCTGGACGACGCCGGGCACTTCCCGCACAAGGACCACCCGGTGCGCTTCGCCCGCCTCCTGGCCGACTTCGTCGAGGAGACGCCGCCCGCGACGTACTCCCGTGCGCGCTGGCGCGCGCTGCTGCGCACCGGCGCGGCCCCGATGAGTGACCCGGCGAGCGACCCGCTGCACGCGGTCGCCAACGGCCCCGCCTGA
- a CDS encoding PucR family transcriptional regulator, translating into MSRRVPVTAHPRATAALRRATGSLSTAAMARMETEYAWFRALSAEDRSWVGMIVQAGVKGFVDWYRRDPGQAPAPEGSLLAASIFGAAPRALAGVITLRQTVDLVRLSIEVVESNLDDLLDAEDSADAHVAVSRYAREIAFATAEVYARAAEVRGAWDARLEALVVDAVLRAETDEAMLSRASALGWSARGDVAVVLGAAPARRTETDLFEEVRRVARAAGLEALCAVQGERLVVVLGGADDTRAAGAAVADLFGDGPVVVGPVVSDLGAAHASARAALSAHRAAAGWPEAPRPVLSDELLPERVLAGDGHARRLLVDEVYLPLVRARAALAETLAAYFGAGGSIEGTARLLFVHPNTVRYRLRQAAEVTGFSPSDPRDAFTLEIALVLGRQSGRGADEV; encoded by the coding sequence GTGTCCCGCCGCGTTCCCGTCACCGCTCACCCCCGCGCCACCGCCGCCCTGCGACGCGCGACCGGCTCGCTGAGCACCGCGGCGATGGCCCGCATGGAGACCGAGTACGCCTGGTTCCGCGCCCTGAGCGCCGAGGACCGCTCCTGGGTCGGGATGATCGTCCAGGCCGGCGTCAAGGGCTTCGTGGACTGGTACCGCCGCGACCCGGGGCAGGCGCCGGCCCCCGAGGGCTCGCTGCTGGCCGCCTCGATCTTCGGCGCGGCGCCGCGTGCGCTCGCCGGCGTGATCACCCTGCGCCAGACCGTCGACCTGGTGCGTCTCTCGATCGAGGTGGTCGAGTCCAACCTCGACGACCTGCTCGACGCCGAGGACTCCGCCGACGCCCACGTCGCGGTCTCCCGCTATGCCCGCGAGATCGCCTTCGCGACCGCCGAGGTCTACGCCCGTGCCGCGGAGGTCCGCGGCGCCTGGGACGCCCGGCTCGAGGCGCTCGTGGTGGATGCCGTGCTGCGCGCCGAGACCGACGAGGCCATGCTCTCGCGGGCCAGCGCGCTCGGCTGGTCGGCGCGCGGCGACGTGGCGGTCGTGCTCGGCGCCGCGCCCGCACGTCGTACCGAGACCGACCTCTTCGAGGAGGTACGCCGGGTCGCGCGGGCAGCGGGACTGGAGGCCCTCTGCGCGGTGCAGGGCGAGCGCCTGGTCGTGGTGCTCGGCGGCGCCGACGACACGCGCGCGGCCGGTGCCGCGGTCGCCGACCTCTTCGGGGACGGCCCCGTCGTGGTGGGCCCGGTGGTCAGCGACCTCGGCGCTGCTCACGCCTCCGCGCGAGCAGCCCTCTCCGCCCACCGCGCCGCGGCCGGCTGGCCCGAGGCGCCGCGGCCGGTGCTGAGCGACGAGCTGCTGCCCGAGCGGGTGCTCGCCGGCGACGGCCACGCCCGCCGGCTGCTGGTCGACGAGGTCTACCTGCCGCTCGTGCGGGCCCGGGCGGCGCTCGCGGAGACCCTCGCGGCGTACTTCGGGGCGGGCGGCTCGATCGAGGGCACCGCGCGCCTGCTCTTCGTGCACCCCAACACCGTGCGCTACCGCCTGCGCCAGGCCGCCGAGGTCACCGGCTTCAGCCCCTCCGACCCCCGCGACGCCTTCACCCTCGAGATCGCGCTGGTGCTCGGCCGCCAGTCCGGGCGCGGCGCGGACGAGGTGTGA
- a CDS encoding acyltransferase domain-containing protein, protein MLVIVAPGQGAQSPGFLRSWLEDPTFASRFDWLSTVAGIDLAHYGTEADADAIRDTRIAQPLLVATGLVAALELFPHPTDAFSRIGAVAGHSVGELAAAAGARVITAEQAMVLVRERGNAMAAAAAATPTGMTAVLGGDRDEVLAKLAEHGLTPANDNGPGQVVAAGTLAQLEAFAADGPAKARLMPLSVAGAFHTEHMAPAVGHLQKLARSVSVHDPRTRLISNKDGQVVHDGQEVLRRLVGQIANPVRWDLCLETMADLGVTGILEMPPAGTLTGIAKRALKGVETFALKTPDQLEDARAFCDKHGEASHFGASPTWRMVVSPAKGTFHVATEARDLGALHAGATIGDVASLRDRIQVTAAHGGQVVEWLVEDGDPVAPGQPLLRLHPEGAS, encoded by the coding sequence GTGCTCGTCATCGTTGCTCCCGGCCAGGGCGCCCAGTCGCCCGGCTTCCTGAGGTCCTGGCTGGAGGACCCGACCTTCGCGTCGCGGTTCGACTGGCTCTCCACCGTCGCCGGCATCGACCTCGCCCACTACGGCACCGAGGCCGACGCCGACGCCATCCGGGACACCCGGATCGCCCAGCCGCTGCTGGTCGCCACCGGTCTGGTCGCCGCCCTCGAGCTGTTCCCCCACCCCACCGACGCGTTCAGCCGCATCGGCGCGGTCGCGGGCCACAGCGTGGGCGAGCTGGCCGCGGCCGCCGGCGCCCGGGTGATCACCGCCGAGCAGGCGATGGTGCTGGTGCGCGAGCGCGGCAACGCGATGGCCGCGGCCGCCGCCGCGACCCCCACCGGGATGACCGCCGTCCTCGGCGGCGACCGCGACGAGGTGCTCGCGAAGCTCGCCGAGCACGGCCTGACCCCGGCCAACGACAACGGGCCCGGCCAGGTCGTGGCCGCCGGCACCCTGGCCCAGCTCGAGGCGTTCGCGGCCGACGGGCCGGCCAAGGCCCGCCTGATGCCGCTGAGCGTCGCCGGCGCGTTCCACACCGAGCACATGGCGCCCGCGGTCGGGCACCTGCAGAAGCTCGCCCGTTCGGTGTCGGTCCACGACCCGCGCACCCGCCTGATCTCCAACAAGGACGGCCAGGTCGTCCACGACGGCCAGGAGGTGCTGCGCCGCCTCGTCGGGCAGATCGCCAACCCGGTCCGCTGGGACCTGTGCCTGGAGACGATGGCCGACCTCGGCGTCACCGGCATCTTGGAGATGCCGCCGGCCGGCACCCTGACCGGCATCGCGAAGCGCGCCCTCAAGGGCGTCGAGACCTTCGCGCTGAAGACCCCCGACCAGCTCGAGGACGCCCGCGCGTTCTGCGACAAGCACGGCGAGGCCAGCCACTTCGGCGCCAGCCCGACCTGGCGCATGGTGGTCTCCCCGGCCAAGGGCACCTTCCACGTCGCCACCGAGGCCCGCGACCTCGGCGCGCTGCACGCCGGCGCCACGATCGGCGACGTCGCCAGCCTGCGCGACCGGATCCAGGTGACCGCCGCCCACGGCGGCCAGGTCGTCGAGTGGCTCGTCGAGGACGGCGACCCGGTCGCCCCCGGCCAGCCGCTGCTGCGCCTGCACCCCGAGGGCGCCAGCTGA
- a CDS encoding beta-ketoacyl-ACP synthase III — MAILSPATGARYAALKGVGAYRPRRVVPNSEIVDAIDSSDEWIRQRSGIVSRRWASPEETVQMMASAAARDALADAGVEAAQIDCVIVATVSHLMQTPAVATLIAHELGTDDAAAFDISAACAGFCHGVAMANDMVTGGSAGHVLVIGVERLSDITDTTDRGTAFIFADGAGAAVVGPSDTPGIGPVVWGSQGEHFDHIRQREDWRDVLAAETPLMPHLTMQGNPVFRWASFAMAKIGQEALDRAGITADELDCFVPHQANMRIIDALARSMKLPDTVRIARDIAEMGNTSAASIPLALERMRADGEARSGDTALFIAFGAGLAYAAQVVVVP, encoded by the coding sequence ATGGCCATCCTCTCCCCCGCCACCGGCGCCCGGTACGCCGCGCTGAAGGGCGTCGGCGCCTACCGTCCCCGCCGGGTCGTGCCGAACTCCGAGATCGTGGACGCGATCGACTCCAGCGACGAGTGGATCCGCCAGCGCTCCGGCATCGTCTCGCGCCGCTGGGCCTCCCCGGAGGAGACCGTGCAGATGATGGCCTCCGCCGCGGCGCGCGACGCGCTCGCCGACGCCGGCGTCGAGGCCGCCCAGATCGACTGCGTCATCGTCGCCACGGTCAGCCACCTGATGCAGACCCCGGCCGTCGCCACGCTGATCGCCCACGAGCTCGGCACCGACGACGCCGCCGCCTTCGACATCTCCGCCGCGTGCGCCGGCTTCTGCCACGGCGTCGCCATGGCCAACGACATGGTCACCGGCGGCTCGGCCGGCCACGTGCTGGTCATCGGCGTCGAGCGGCTCTCCGACATCACCGACACCACCGACCGCGGCACGGCGTTCATCTTCGCCGACGGCGCCGGTGCGGCGGTGGTGGGCCCGAGCGACACCCCCGGCATCGGCCCGGTCGTGTGGGGCTCCCAGGGCGAGCACTTCGACCACATCCGGCAGCGCGAGGACTGGCGCGACGTGCTGGCCGCCGAGACGCCGCTGATGCCGCACCTCACCATGCAGGGCAACCCGGTGTTCCGCTGGGCGTCGTTCGCGATGGCCAAGATCGGCCAGGAGGCGCTCGACCGTGCCGGCATCACCGCCGACGAGCTCGACTGCTTCGTGCCGCACCAGGCCAACATGCGCATCATCGACGCGCTCGCCCGCTCGATGAAGCTGCCCGACACCGTGCGCATCGCGCGCGACATCGCCGAGATGGGCAACACCTCGGCGGCCTCGATCCCCCTCGCCCTGGAGCGCATGCGCGCCGACGGCGAGGCCCGCTCCGGTGACACGGCGCTCTTCATCGCCTTCGGCGCCGGCCTCGCGTACGCCGCGCAGGTCGTCGTCGTCCCCTGA
- a CDS encoding acyl carrier protein: MATTEEIRADLAEIVNEVAGVDAADVQLDKSFVDDLDVDSLSMVEVVVAAEEKFGVSIPDDEVKNLKTVGDAVAFIERAQA; the protein is encoded by the coding sequence ATGGCCACCACCGAAGAGATCCGCGCCGACCTCGCCGAGATCGTCAACGAGGTCGCCGGCGTCGACGCCGCCGATGTCCAGCTCGACAAGTCCTTCGTCGACGACCTCGACGTCGACTCGCTCTCGATGGTCGAGGTCGTCGTGGCCGCCGAGGAGAAGTTCGGCGTCTCGATCCCCGACGACGAGGTCAAGAACCTCAAGACCGTCGGTGACGCCGTCGCGTTCATCGAGCGCGCCCAGGCCTGA